In a genomic window of Tissierella sp. Yu-01:
- a CDS encoding YdcF family protein produces the protein MFSKNTYKIIKLLIILFLVSFILIEGLIIINGSTKTIGDVDYMIILGARLYGDVPSPALSERLKVAEEYLNNNTEIKVIVSGGQGPDEYIAEAEAMSMYLINRGIDKNRIIIEDKSTSTFENIRNSLNIIEEIDDIESPSVLLVTNKFHIFRSKLLASRLGVKAYGLPAEVPPTILIPQYIREYFAVIKSFIFDK, from the coding sequence ATGTTTAGTAAAAATACATACAAGATCATCAAATTATTAATTATTTTGTTTTTAGTTTCATTTATATTAATAGAAGGATTAATCATTATAAATGGAAGCACCAAAACTATAGGTGATGTTGATTATATGATTATCTTAGGAGCAAGGCTTTATGGAGATGTTCCTTCACCAGCCTTATCTGAGAGACTGAAAGTAGCAGAGGAATATTTAAATAATAATACTGAAATAAAGGTAATAGTATCAGGTGGGCAAGGTCCAGATGAATACATAGCAGAAGCTGAGGCTATGAGTATGTATTTAATAAATAGAGGTATAGACAAAAATAGGATTATAATTGAGGACAAGTCTACAAGTACATTTGAAAATATAAGAAATAGCCTAAACATAATTGAAGAAATTGATGATATAGAATCGCCCAGTGTCTTATTAGTTACCAATAAGTTTCATATTTTTAGGTCTAAATTATTGGCTAGTAGACTTGGGGTTAAAGCCTATGGATTACCTGCGGAAGTACCGCCTACTATATTGATTCCACAGTATATAAGAGAATATTTTGCAGTAATTAAATCCTTTATATTTGATAAATGA